In the Candidatus Poribacteria bacterium genome, AATCGAAACGAAAATCCGTGAAATCTATGTAATCCGCGATTCAGACATTAATAGAGTAATGAACAAAAAAACAGGTTAAATAACAATGCACACCTCAGAATTCCGTCCCTTTGATATCGAAGCCATCCGCAAAGATTTTCCGATCTTCGCGACGACACCGCCGCTCGCTTTTTTGGATAACGCCGCCTCAACCCAGACCCCACGTCCTGTTGTTGAAGCAATGGATGCCTATTACGATACCTATCGTTCAAATATCCATCGCGGCATCTATCGGATCTCAGAGGAGGCGACGGAACAGTATGAGCGCGCAAGAGAGAAGGTCGCCCAGCTGATTAACGCACCTCGGTCGCGGCAGGTCATTTTCACGCGGAACACAACGGAATCTATCAACCTTGTCGCTTACAGCTGGGGAAGCACAAATATCCGTGAAGGCGATGAAATTGTTCTCTCCATCATGGAGCACCACAGCAATCTCGTGCCTTGGCAGTTGCTGGCACAGCGCACGGGGGCGACGCTCCGGTTCCTTGAAATAACAGATGAGGGATTACTCGACTTCACACAACTCCGTGACCTACTGACCGAAAAAACGAAACTTGTCGCTATAGGACACGTTTCTAATGTACTCGGCACCATCAATCCGATCCAGTCTATCATTGAGACAGCGCATGCTGTCGGCGCGAAAGTGATTGTTGACGCAGCGCAATCCGTGCCACACTTTCAGGTCGATGTTCAGCAACTGGATTGTGATTTTCTGGCGTTCTCAGGACATAAAATGTGTGGTCCGACCGGTATCGGTGTCCTATACGGTAAATCGGAACTGCTTGAGGAAATGCCCCCTTTTCTCGGCGGTGGTTCAATGATTCGGAGTGTTGAACGGGATGTGTCCAGTTACGCAGAACTGCCCGCCAAATTCGAGGCAGGAACGCCAAGCATTGCCGAAGCCATTGGGCTCGGACATGCCGTTGAGTATATCACACAAGCGAATTTAGCAGCAATCCATGTTCACGAACAAGAACTGTTAAAATACGCACATCAACGTTTAGAACAAATCGAAGGTATTACCCTGTACGGACCGGCACCGCATCAGAAAATGGGGGTCATCTCTTTTAGTATGGACGGCATCCACCCACACGATGTCGCTGGCATCTTGGACACACACGGCGTTGCTGTCCGTGCCGGACATCACTGTGCACAACCGCTCATGAAAAGATTAGATGTCATCGCGACCATCCGTGCCAGTTTTTACCTTTACAACACGATTGAAGACGTGGATCGCTTATATGAAGGGCTTTGCAGAGCACAGAAACTTATGACCCGGAGAAAAGTATGAACATATATCAGGAAGAACTGCTTGACCACTACGAAAATCCGAGCAACTACGGAACGTTGCCGAATCCTGATATTTCGCACGAAGAAGACAATCCACTTTGTGGAGACAGGATCCGCATTGACCTGATCATTGAAGACGATACGGTTAAAGAGGTTCGCTTTAGTGGTCATGGCTGCACCATCAGTTTAGCCGCTGCGTCTATGCTGACGGAGGAAATTGAGGGGAAAACCCTTGATGAAGTCAAACAACTCTCAAAAGATGACATTTTGGATATGATTGGCATCCCTTTGGGTCCCGTTCGTCTCAAGTGCGCCTTATTAGCACTCAAAGTCCTCAAAGCCGGTGCGTATGGCATTACAGCGTGGCCCGGTGAAGAAGATGAGTAGGAACATTTTTCAAACGGAACTGCGTAAAAGAATGTAAGGTATACTTTATTTATCTGCACCGCTTTTTAGCTGCTGGAGAGTCCTTGAGTCCGTGAAGCAAAAGGAGTTTGAACGTAATGAGTAATGACACAGCACCACAAGAAACTAAAGTTACACTAAGTGTTCAGCAGTTGGAAGAGGTCATTCGCAAGGTTGTTCGTGAAGAACTGGTCGAATTTGCGGTGCAGGAGTTAGGGTTTTTTCACCTTGACAAGGAATCTCCACTTTATGAAGATATGGAGGATATTCTTGAACGCAAAAAAACCGGACAGTTAAAGTTTTACACCCACGAAGAGATTTGGAATGGATAACTATCAGGCGTTCTATGAAGAGCGATTCGTCCGCAATCTTATTCGTTATTCAAATTTACGTCAACGTATCCAACGAAAAATTGAGCAGATTCTTGTAAATCCCTATGATCGCACGGAGCGTCTCGGGCGAGTTTCCGGTGGATTAGATTTACGGGGTTGTCGTAGTTCTCGGGTAGATAGAAATTTCCGAATAATTTTTGTTATTTGTGAAGAATGCCAATCAATTAAAGAGTGTCAGTATTGTTTCTGCGATGAAAAAGAATCTGAAACGGTTGTTTTTTTAACTGTAGGTCCACATGTTAGAGCTTATACGATGCGTTAAAACAGAGTTCCTTCGGTATATGTTTGTACTTACAAGCTCCAAAGACTAACAAAGCGAAGAAAAGGAAAAAAAAACACGAATATGCCACAATTCTATAAAGTTGCAAAAGTTAGTGAAACCCCACCCGGCACCAAGAAATTGGTTGAAGTGGATTTTGTGCCAGTGCTACTCTTCAATGTGCAAGGCGAATTCTATGCCATAGAGGACGTTTGTACACATGATGACGGGCCATTAGCCGAAGGTTGGTTCAGTGGCGACGAAATCGAATGCCCCCGACACGGTGCTCGTTTCTGCGTGAAAACCGGAAAAGCACTCTGTATGCCTGCGGTTGAAGACATCGAATGTTACACCGTCAAAGTTGAGGATGATGACATTCTTATCAGCCTTGATGAATAAAGGGACTTTGTAGCACAAACTGTCAGTTTGTGCCTGTTTGACACGCAAACTAACAGTTTGCCCTACAATCGAGCTCACGTTACAGGAGGGAATTTAAATGGTATCAGAAGCATCTGTCTTAGAGACTATCAAAGAAAATATTATTGATCCAGAAATCGGTATTAATATCGTTGACATGGGACTCATCTACGGTGTTGACATCAACGACACAACGGTCGATATTACGATGACTTTAACGAGTCCAGGATGTCCCGCCGGTGGACAGATTGTCAACGGCACCCAGCACGTCACGCAGCAGATGGAAGGCGTTAATGAAGTGAATGTCAATGTCGTTTGGGACCCGCGTTGGACCATGGAAATGATGAGCGAAGACGCAAGAGACGAACTCGGTATCTTTTAAAGTAGTAGGCACACGCCGTGTGCCGTAACCTGTATCATGAACAGGATTGCAAAACAACCGAAACTCCTCAAGAAACATCCGAATGCCTTTCAGATAGAGTGGAAAGACGGGCATAGTAGTTGGTATCCATATCCCTACCTCCGTCAGATGTGTCCGTGCGCTGAATGCGCCATCATCCGGCACAAAGGCAGAGATGTCCACTCCCTCTTTTCACCGCAAGGCGACGGAGATATAACGCTCATTGCAGTCTCAGACGATATTCAACCCCTTGATATCCAATTGGTTGGTCGTTACGCCTTACAGTTTAATTGGAACGATGGACACGCTACCGGTATCTACCCTTTTGAAGTTTTACGCGAGACGTGTCCGTGTCCAGAGTGCGCACCATCACCACCGCTCGAACCGGAGAAAGAAAACCCGGAAAAATAAATATAAATCATGCAAACGCAGATTCCCGAAATTTCCCCACAGGAACTGAAACAAAAATTAGACACAGACGCATCCGTGTTGTTGCTTGATGTCCGCGAGCAGAGCGAATATGACATCGTGCATCTCGAAGGTGCGAGACTAATACCGCTCAACACCCTACCGCACCACATAGAGAGTCTCCCAGCAGAACAAGAGATTGTTGTCTACTGCCATCACGGACAACGAAGCCTCTATGCCACCGCCTACCTGCACCAAAACGGATTCCGTGATGCCAAAAACCTCGCAGGTGGTATTGACCAGTGGGCAGCCGAAATTGACCCAACGCTACCGAGATATTAAAAGGAGAACCCACATGATTGTTGAATTTGAAAACCGCTCCGGTGAAATAGAACAAGCCCAAATGGAGATTGACGAACCGTGTCCGATTTGCTGTGGCATGCTCTTCCCACTCGTCGAGGCCGACCTGGATAGCGGATACCGCTGCAGCAGCTGCGGGCTTGTTTTTGATCCTGTAGAGGTAGAATATTAAGATCGTTCCGAGATCAATTCTACCCTCCACCGCCACTTTGTTATTCAATTTTCCGAAAATCTGGAACTTCCATCGGTGCGCCACCGCTTGCGATCGACTGCTCCGAAACCAATCCCGGCACTGTGAAATCCATTGCCGTATAGACATCAAGCGGCGGCGGCGTATCCGTGAGGATACTATCAACAAAATCCCGCACCTTGAAATACTCACCCAGATCGCCCGCATTCTCAGACTCAGCAGGCGGGTTCTTCCATCGTTCGGGTAAGCAGTCTTCAAACTGCGAAAGCGGTCGCCACTGCTCAGCTACCGAGAACTCATCCAACCAAATCTTCGGTGCCGCACCCAATCCACGCGAACTCTCATAGCAGCCTTTTGTCCCTTGCAAGCTGAAATAGGAATTCGCAGGACGGTTCGAGAGCATATCAATCCGAATTTTGATTAACCCACCGCCATCGGTCTTACACAGCATCATCACGGTATCTTCCATCGCATGTTCCGGATCGGTATTGACACCCGTTCCAAGACAACAGACACTCACAACTCGTCCACCGAACCACTGCAGCACCGGACCGAGACTATGTGTCGCATAGTTGCACCGATTAATGCCTACCTGCCAATAGTAACGCCACGTTGGGTTGCCATCTGCATCGTGATGGAGAGATTTAATGTTGTGAAGATACTCTCCCTCCCCGAAATAGACATCCCCAAACATTCCCGCCTCTACCATGCTGCGGATGAGTACGTTTGATTTCGAGTAGCAGGTATTTTCAGCCATTGTGTACTTCGCAGACGACTTCCGAACCGCCCGAACCAAGTCGTAGCACTCCTCTAACTTGACAGCAGCAGTTACCTCACTAATAACGTGTTTCCCGGCTTCTAATGCCTCGATTGACTGCGGTACGTGCAAGTTCTCAGGAGTGGCGAGGACAACCAGATCGACTGCATCCAACATCGCACCATAATCTGTGAACTTCTGCGGAATACTAAACCGTTCAGCAACGTTCTGGAGGGTTTCCTCATTGATGTCACAAACCGCCGTTACATCGGTTTCCGCTATCGCTTTGAAAGGTACGACGTAAGAACTCCCTCGATGCGCCCCAACAATCCCAACTCTCAATTGATCTGCCATTATGAATCTCCTTCGTCTATTTTCCAAGAAATTAATAAAGACTTCCAGATAATGTTACGCTTGGCTCAAGAGGTGTATGGTACTTGATAAACAATAGAAGCCTATTTCGGAATAATTTCGACTTTCATTGAGACACCAAGACGCTCAGCAATTCTGTCAAGACATGCTTTTTTGTGTTCGTTTCTTAGATCTCTCGATATATAGTACTCACCCACTTTATCGAATTGCCGACTGCTTGAAGATAACTGAAACCGTGAAATAAGCATATTGTTGTCATCTACGCTTAAGACACGCTCAGGGCCAAGTCTAAAAATCACCTTTTCTACAGTATCTGCTGCTATATGGCATTGAATAATTTCTCCATCAAGCATCGTAACCCGAAGTCGTGTATGTGGATTATTCATATAATCTCCTTTCTTGTATTCAGGCAAAGATGGTGTGGTTTTCAACCTTCAGTCGAAGGAAACGATTCAATTCCAAAATCTGTTATACCTTCAGTTTCTGGCAGCAAGTCATTCTTCGTTTTGTCAGACATTATGAACCCTTTCTCCTATGATACAATACCTTCGCCAAAATGATTGACTAAATAGGGTAAATATCCTAAAGTTATAGGTGAAACAAACCCAACTTACAAGGATGTTTACCCATGTCAGAGATTGTATCCTTATTTACAGTTTTCAGTCCATATTTATCAGCACCAACGCCTCGTCAGTTCTGCGAAATCGTGTTCGCAGTGCTTGCGATGACCGGGGGCGTAACGCTGCGAAATATCTCTCGTTGGACGAAAGAAGGCGGGAGTTATCGCACGATCCAAAGGTTTTACAACACACTCATCCCTTGGAGCAGACTTTTTTGGGTCTTCTTTAGAGCACATCTGTATGATCCCGATGATGTATATTTGCTTGCCGGTGATGAAACAGTTGTGCCAAAATCAGGCGATGCCACATACGGTTTATCGCGTTTTTTCTCATCAATAATCGGTAAAGTCATACCGGGTCTGGTATTTTTTGCGGTGTCAATCATCAGCATCAAGCAGCGCCGTTCATACCCAATGTGTATGGAACAGATCGTCCGAGGGGAAGCATCAACGACACCGAAAACGATCCAAACATCACGCAAAGAACGCACTGTCTCAAAAACTTCGGAAACACAAGGTAAACCGGGACGTCCGAAAGGGAGCAAAGATCGAAACAAGTCCGAGATCGTCCTCAACGACACTTTGAAACAGAGCCAATCTATGCTCAAGACGGTCTTAGCAACGATTAGAGGTTTCATACCGATTCGATGATGGCTACTTCGGAAACAATAACACGCTACAGATGCTCAGAAACTGTGATCTCCATCTGATTTCAAAACTTCGTAGAGATGCAGCCTTGTATTTGCCACCGGCGACACCTTATCAAGGACGCGGACACCCGCTATCTATGGTGAAAAGTTCAATCCTAAAGAGATTGACAGCAAATATCGGGTTTCAACACAGACGCAAGGCAACATCACCACGGAAGTCTATGAAATAGAATGTCGGAAACCCAAACGCTTCCCGGACCCCTTGAATGTCGTGTGTTTGCGAAAAACTGACGCAAAGACAAAAGAGACATCACACGTTTTATTTTTCGCCTCCGATCTCGAGTTGGATGCCGAAACAATGAGTGATTATTACGCGCTCCGATTTCAAATTGAGTTCAACTTCCGGGACGCAAAACAGTTTTGGGGCTTAGACGATTTTATCAACGTCAAGGAGATACCGGTCAACACTGCTGCGAACCTGTCCATGTTCATGGTCAATGTTTCAGCGAAACTCCGTGAGATGTTCGGAAACCCGGAACATCCCGGTTTTGGCGTCTTAGACATCAAAGCACGTTACAGAGGACTCAGATATTTACAAGAAACATTAAAAATAGGACTTACGCAATATTGACAGAAATAGTAGGTTTGTGAAGTTGTTTTCGTATGTAATCCTCAAGTAAACTTTCTTTGAGTTGATAAATGGTTTGACCGGCTGCACGTGCGGCACGCGTCAAACTCACCTAAACCCATAAACAACACGCAATGTGATTGCGTTGGGCACGATGGAGACGACTTTGGCAGCTGCCAATACCTGTGGTTTGTTTCAGTTCCCGATGA is a window encoding:
- a CDS encoding iron-sulfur cluster assembly protein; translated protein: MVSEASVLETIKENIIDPEIGINIVDMGLIYGVDINDTTVDITMTLTSPGCPAGGQIVNGTQHVTQQMEGVNEVNVNVVWDPRWTMEMMSEDARDELGIF
- a CDS encoding transposase; this encodes MSEIVSLFTVFSPYLSAPTPRQFCEIVFAVLAMTGGVTLRNISRWTKEGGSYRTIQRFYNTLIPWSRLFWVFFRAHLYDPDDVYLLAGDETVVPKSGDATYGLSRFFSSIIGKVIPGLVFFAVSIISIKQRRSYPMCMEQIVRGEASTTPKTIQTSRKERTVSKTSETQGKPGRPKGSKDRNKSEIVLNDTLKQSQSMLKTVLATIRGFIPIR
- a CDS encoding transposase, whose protein sequence is MDSKYRVSTQTQGNITTEVYEIECRKPKRFPDPLNVVCLRKTDAKTKETSHVLFFASDLELDAETMSDYYALRFQIEFNFRDAKQFWGLDDFINVKEIPVNTAANLSMFMVNVSAKLREMFGNPEHPGFGVLDIKARYRGLRYLQETLKIGLTQY
- a CDS encoding Gfo/Idh/MocA family oxidoreductase, translated to MADQLRVGIVGAHRGSSYVVPFKAIAETDVTAVCDINEETLQNVAERFSIPQKFTDYGAMLDAVDLVVLATPENLHVPQSIEALEAGKHVISEVTAAVKLEECYDLVRAVRKSSAKYTMAENTCYSKSNVLIRSMVEAGMFGDVYFGEGEYLHNIKSLHHDADGNPTWRYYWQVGINRCNYATHSLGPVLQWFGGRVVSVCCLGTGVNTDPEHAMEDTVMMLCKTDGGGLIKIRIDMLSNRPANSYFSLQGTKGCYESSRGLGAAPKIWLDEFSVAEQWRPLSQFEDCLPERWKNPPAESENAGDLGEYFKVRDFVDSILTDTPPPLDVYTAMDFTVPGLVSEQSIASGGAPMEVPDFRKIE
- a CDS encoding SUF system NifU family Fe-S cluster assembly protein; protein product: MNIYQEELLDHYENPSNYGTLPNPDISHEEDNPLCGDRIRIDLIIEDDTVKEVRFSGHGCTISLAAASMLTEEIEGKTLDEVKQLSKDDILDMIGIPLGPVRLKCALLALKVLKAGAYGITAWPGEEDE
- a CDS encoding rhodanese-like domain-containing protein, whose translation is MQTQIPEISPQELKQKLDTDASVLLLDVREQSEYDIVHLEGARLIPLNTLPHHIESLPAEQEIVVYCHHGQRSLYATAYLHQNGFRDAKNLAGGIDQWAAEIDPTLPRY
- a CDS encoding DUF971 domain-containing protein, which translates into the protein MNRIAKQPKLLKKHPNAFQIEWKDGHSSWYPYPYLRQMCPCAECAIIRHKGRDVHSLFSPQGDGDITLIAVSDDIQPLDIQLVGRYALQFNWNDGHATGIYPFEVLRETCPCPECAPSPPLEPEKENPEK
- a CDS encoding cysteine desulfurase; its protein translation is MHTSEFRPFDIEAIRKDFPIFATTPPLAFLDNAASTQTPRPVVEAMDAYYDTYRSNIHRGIYRISEEATEQYERAREKVAQLINAPRSRQVIFTRNTTESINLVAYSWGSTNIREGDEIVLSIMEHHSNLVPWQLLAQRTGATLRFLEITDEGLLDFTQLRDLLTEKTKLVAIGHVSNVLGTINPIQSIIETAHAVGAKVIVDAAQSVPHFQVDVQQLDCDFLAFSGHKMCGPTGIGVLYGKSELLEEMPPFLGGGSMIRSVERDVSSYAELPAKFEAGTPSIAEAIGLGHAVEYITQANLAAIHVHEQELLKYAHQRLEQIEGITLYGPAPHQKMGVISFSMDGIHPHDVAGILDTHGVAVRAGHHCAQPLMKRLDVIATIRASFYLYNTIEDVDRLYEGLCRAQKLMTRRKV
- a CDS encoding non-heme iron oxygenase ferredoxin subunit — encoded protein: MPQFYKVAKVSETPPGTKKLVEVDFVPVLLFNVQGEFYAIEDVCTHDDGPLAEGWFSGDEIECPRHGARFCVKTGKALCMPAVEDIECYTVKVEDDDILISLDE